In Candidatus Defluviibacterium haderslevense, the following are encoded in one genomic region:
- the mutL gene encoding DNA mismatch repair endonuclease MutL — protein MADLIKLLPDGVVNQIAAGEVIQRPASVVKELMDNAIDSGASEIKLVVKDAGKSMIQISDNGCGMSVTDVRMSFERHATSKIRQASDLFDIQTMGFRGEALASIASVAQVDMRSKRHSDTIGTKIVVADSKVKSQEPCACPSGTQIQVQHLFYNVPARRKFLKSDTVELRHIHDEFINQAIAHPEIKFIFIQQENEIYHLTPGSLKNRIVSIFGKKYQEELIPLEQDTDVVRISGFIGKPGIAKKVRGEQLLFVNRRFIKSPYLNHAVISSYQEIIDPHYFPFFILFLNLDPTKIDINVHPTKHEIKFDDERVVYNFLRISVKYALGSHTISPQLDFENANPGIDNMFQSNPTHSKQIQGSIYEKPMNMAHWKQLTMPEVSRNIIEQRESTLFNPSNREVENQEFLNDAVETEDHHPIQIHQKYILIQTRKGIMFIDQQSAHERVLYEYYKKAIGDLPQITQRLLFPQTLHLNTQDAMLLKPLLSSFHQLGFEIEEFGSDSFIIHGMPMLLDGKFNETEFIHQVLDQYKLNLEFQLGVNENISRSLAKSSCIKVGKTLTELEMKTLIEQLFECENPYKSANGKTCFYILTMDELAKKLN, from the coding sequence ATGGCTGATTTAATCAAACTTTTGCCAGATGGAGTTGTGAACCAGATTGCTGCGGGTGAAGTTATTCAAAGACCAGCTTCTGTAGTCAAAGAGTTAATGGATAATGCCATTGACTCCGGTGCATCTGAAATTAAATTAGTGGTTAAGGATGCTGGTAAATCAATGATTCAAATTTCTGACAATGGTTGTGGAATGTCTGTTACTGATGTAAGAATGTCATTCGAACGACACGCCACTTCAAAGATTAGACAAGCATCAGATCTATTTGATATACAAACTATGGGTTTCAGGGGTGAAGCTCTGGCATCGATTGCTTCTGTGGCTCAAGTGGACATGCGTTCCAAGCGACATAGTGATACTATAGGAACCAAAATAGTAGTCGCAGATTCAAAGGTAAAGTCCCAAGAACCTTGTGCTTGTCCATCCGGAACTCAAATTCAAGTTCAACATCTATTTTATAATGTACCGGCTCGGAGGAAATTTCTTAAATCGGATACGGTAGAGTTAAGACATATTCATGATGAATTTATAAATCAGGCCATTGCCCATCCTGAAATAAAGTTTATTTTTATTCAACAGGAGAATGAAATTTATCATCTAACACCGGGTAGTTTAAAAAATAGAATTGTTTCCATATTTGGGAAAAAATATCAGGAAGAATTAATACCATTAGAACAAGACACTGATGTTGTGCGAATATCTGGGTTTATAGGTAAGCCTGGTATCGCTAAGAAAGTCAGAGGTGAACAACTATTATTTGTAAATAGACGATTTATTAAAAGTCCCTATTTAAATCACGCGGTGATATCATCTTACCAAGAAATCATTGACCCACATTATTTCCCTTTTTTTATACTTTTTTTAAATTTAGATCCCACAAAAATTGATATTAATGTTCATCCCACAAAACACGAAATAAAATTTGATGATGAACGAGTTGTTTATAATTTTTTAAGAATATCTGTTAAATATGCCTTAGGTTCCCACACCATTTCACCACAACTTGATTTTGAAAATGCCAATCCAGGCATAGATAATATGTTTCAATCTAATCCTACCCATTCCAAGCAAATACAGGGTTCAATTTATGAAAAGCCAATGAATATGGCACATTGGAAACAACTAACAATGCCTGAGGTGTCAAGAAATATAATTGAACAAAGGGAGTCAACATTATTTAACCCAAGCAATAGGGAAGTAGAAAACCAGGAATTTTTGAATGATGCTGTTGAAACCGAAGATCATCATCCAATCCAGATCCATCAAAAATACATACTCATTCAAACTCGTAAAGGGATCATGTTTATTGACCAGCAATCAGCGCATGAACGAGTTTTATATGAATATTATAAAAAAGCCATAGGAGATCTTCCTCAAATAACTCAAAGGTTGTTATTTCCTCAAACACTACACCTGAACACACAAGATGCTATGTTGCTCAAACCACTTTTATCATCTTTTCATCAATTGGGTTTTGAAATAGAAGAATTTGGATCAGATTCATTTATCATACATGGTATGCCTATGTTATTGGATGGAAAATTTAACGAAACTGAATTTATACATCAAGTTTTAGATCAGTACAAATTGAATTTAGAATTTCAATTGGGTGTGAATGAAAATATTTCGAGATCATTAGCCAAAAGCAGTTGCATAAAGGTTGGTAAAACTTTAACTGAATTAGAAATGAAGACCCTGATTGAGCAACTTTTTGAATGTGAAAATCCATACAAAAGTGCCAACGGAAAGACATGTTTTTATATATTAACGATGGACGAATTAGCTAAAAAATTAAATTAA
- a CDS encoding rhomboid family intramembrane serine protease — MIPITEAVKHLLIINILMFLGTNTFMGDEQRLILALFSPESVFFRPWQIVTHMFMHGNFEHLMFNMLALFFIGPMMENYLGTKRFLSYFFICGLGGAFLHLAIKWYVIHITGDDSMVNVPALGASGAINGLFIGLAYLFPNLEMYLMFIPIPIKAKYIAFFAIAIDLIGGLSGYQSGIAHFAHLGGALFGFLFLKSWKRN; from the coding sequence ATGATACCAATTACTGAAGCTGTAAAACACTTATTGATCATCAACATACTTATGTTTCTCGGAACAAATACATTTATGGGGGATGAACAAAGATTAATTTTAGCATTGTTTTCTCCTGAAAGTGTTTTTTTTAGGCCTTGGCAAATTGTAACACATATGTTTATGCATGGAAACTTTGAGCACCTAATGTTTAATATGTTAGCCTTGTTTTTTATTGGACCAATGATGGAAAACTATCTGGGAACCAAACGTTTTTTAAGTTACTTTTTTATATGTGGACTTGGCGGAGCTTTTCTGCACCTGGCGATCAAATGGTATGTTATTCATATTACTGGAGATGACAGTATGGTGAATGTTCCTGCTTTAGGGGCTTCAGGAGCTATCAATGGGTTGTTTATAGGACTGGCCTATTTATTTCCAAATTTAGAAATGTATTTAATGTTTATACCGATTCCAATTAAAGCCAAATACATAGCCTTTTTTGCAATAGCAATAGATTTAATTGGAGGGCTTAGTGGATATCAATCAGGTATTGCACATTTTGCCCATTTAGGTGGTGCGTTATTTGGATTTTTATTTTTAAAATCGTGGAAAAGAAATTGA
- a CDS encoding rhomboid family intramembrane serine protease, whose amino-acid sequence MFSEIIKDVKYQIRIGGPWVRIILLCAAVFFIVNIIKSYFIFSQQGLNTNEYQTILKYIVLSSSIWHNFIFPWVWITHLFVHEGLFHFIWNMVALYWFGLIVEDFIGRRAALIIFFEGGIVGGIFFLLSCQVIPWYQNQGSHITAYGASAGIMALLFAAAKISPNYNIRLLLIGNVPIKYLALVLLVLDLLFMSQENTGGHIAHIGGALFGYLYIFLLRKGISLDPGKLIVPKLNSPKTSTYQQKKQHSKKVPIVANDNKEERLNQILEKIKREGIEVLTAEEKYFLEEMSKH is encoded by the coding sequence ATGTTTTCTGAAATTATAAAAGATGTAAAATATCAGATACGAATAGGAGGGCCATGGGTCAGGATTATTTTATTATGCGCTGCCGTTTTTTTTATAGTTAATATCATCAAATCCTATTTTATTTTTAGTCAACAAGGATTAAATACGAATGAATATCAAACCATTTTAAAGTACATCGTATTATCCTCTTCGATTTGGCATAATTTTATTTTTCCATGGGTATGGATTACTCATTTATTTGTACACGAAGGATTATTTCATTTTATTTGGAATATGGTAGCGTTGTATTGGTTTGGGCTAATAGTTGAAGATTTTATTGGAAGGAGGGCTGCATTAATTATTTTTTTCGAAGGAGGAATTGTTGGTGGAATCTTTTTTTTGTTGTCTTGTCAAGTGATTCCCTGGTACCAAAATCAGGGTTCCCATATTACTGCATATGGAGCATCTGCAGGTATTATGGCCTTACTATTTGCAGCTGCCAAAATTTCACCAAATTATAATATTCGTTTATTACTTATTGGAAATGTTCCTATTAAATATCTTGCCCTAGTATTATTGGTTTTAGATCTTTTGTTTATGAGTCAAGAGAATACAGGGGGGCATATTGCTCATATTGGAGGAGCATTATTTGGATATCTGTATATTTTTTTATTAAGAAAAGGTATTTCATTAGATCCTGGAAAATTAATTGTTCCTAAGTTAAATTCACCTAAGACGTCGACATATCAACAAAAAAAACAACATTCTAAGAAAGTGCCAATAGTTGCCAATGACAATAAAGAAGAAAGGTTGAATCAAATATTAGAAAAAATAAAAAGAGAAGGTATTGAAGTACTTACAGCAGAGGAGAAATATTTTTTAGAAGAAATGAGTAAGCACTAA
- a CDS encoding endonuclease/exonuclease/phosphatase family protein: protein MVFFLAINIVWAICCVVLYLVVGVDPRSFWIFSISSLLVPASFFINLMFVIFWIFFKWRNAWISFILLLFSFNYLNKFIAFNDSNNQGKCKSSAITVMSYNVYGLKNLKDTIDQSQLTNKQQFTSFLRKTNPDVLCVQEDNLFADGVINKTGLFPYFHYLINHGAAIYSKHPILDNGQVDFGTKTNSCLWADLLIDGKKLRIYSVHLQSNRISSEIERLADNDVEINEQNLNVIRRMMVKYRRMSIRRAEQAIQVKNHAANSPFPVIIAGDFNDTPYSYAYEQLTEKRKDSFLECGKGIGSTFVGALPGLRIDFVLADEKKIEFCFHRVMQTTFSDHNPVFTSLYLKY, encoded by the coding sequence ATGGTATTTTTTTTAGCGATTAATATTGTGTGGGCCATATGTTGTGTGGTTTTATATTTAGTTGTTGGAGTTGATCCCAGGTCATTTTGGATTTTTTCAATATCCAGTTTATTGGTTCCTGCCAGTTTTTTTATTAATTTAATGTTTGTCATATTTTGGATTTTTTTTAAGTGGCGAAATGCATGGATTTCCTTTATTTTGTTATTATTTTCCTTTAATTATTTGAATAAATTTATTGCGTTTAATGATTCAAACAATCAAGGTAAATGTAAAAGCAGTGCCATTACTGTAATGAGTTATAATGTTTATGGTTTGAAAAACTTAAAGGATACCATAGATCAAAGTCAACTCACCAATAAGCAACAGTTTACTTCATTTTTAAGAAAAACAAATCCTGATGTATTGTGTGTACAAGAGGATAATTTGTTTGCTGATGGTGTGATTAATAAAACAGGACTATTTCCCTATTTTCATTATTTAATTAATCATGGTGCTGCCATTTATTCTAAACACCCGATATTAGATAACGGCCAGGTTGATTTTGGCACAAAAACCAATAGTTGTTTATGGGCGGATTTATTAATAGATGGAAAAAAACTTAGAATATATAGTGTGCATTTGCAGTCGAATCGAATTTCATCAGAAATTGAAAGACTTGCAGATAACGATGTAGAAATAAATGAACAAAATTTAAATGTGATCCGACGGATGATGGTTAAATACCGTAGAATGTCCATTCGTAGAGCGGAGCAAGCCATCCAGGTTAAAAATCATGCAGCGAATTCACCTTTTCCTGTGATTATAGCAGGTGATTTCAACGACACGCCCTATTCATATGCATATGAACAATTGACTGAAAAGAGGAAGGATAGTTTTTTAGAATGTGGAAAGGGCATTGGCAGTACTTTTGTTGGCGCTTTGCCTGGATTAAGGATAGATTTTGTTTTGGCGGACGAGAAGAAGATTGAATTTTGTTTTCATCGCGTTATGCAAACCACCTTTTCAGATCATAATCCTGTATTTACAAGTTTGTATTTAAAATATTGA